A DNA window from Micromonas commoda chromosome 17, complete sequence contains the following coding sequences:
- a CDS encoding glycosyltransferase family 25 protein (distantly related to b-glycosyltransferase family; expressed), producing the protein MREIHLLPLETQTGAKGFPFTNTVTMNSKGIRIRRSRKRYRRKRAYLIFSLCGCLLFLIFLYRREATLNRALPRFLREVKRSSVNWGARLVVARSRPKYNTSSEELNVFVITLQRTPARRAQLIHNLTQAGVAHKIFFAVDGLLPLNGDDILKYAGLRKRSRLTSLDVLRAHSPSPELDLMIHERLRFGCYISHVRLWEHLVNSELPFAVILEDDVIILERFDYSLRHLIRNLPDNWDIFYLNSCFSKLGGLLRPGIFQLRGALCTYGVQLSAVRSQWITCLTKRSSADR; encoded by the exons ATGCGCGAAATTCATCTGCTCCCGCTAGAAACACAGACTGGAGCAAAAGGATTCCCGTTTACAAACACCGTGACCATGAACAGCAAGGGAATCCGAATACGTCGCTCGCGGAAACGCTACAGGCGCAAACGCGCGTACCTTATTTTTTCGTTGTGTGGATGCTTACTCTTCCTTATTTTCTTGTATCGAAGGGAGGCAACCCTCAACAGAGCACTTCCACGCTTTTTGCGGGAAGTCAAACGAAGCTCGGTGAACTGGGGAGCACGACTTGTTGTTGCTCGCTCTCGACCGAAATACAATACCAGCTCGGAAGAGTTAAACGTCTTCGTCATTACGCTCCAACGCACTCCAGCGCGTCGTGCCCAGCTAATTCACAACTTGACACAGGCAGGTGTTGCCCACAAAATCTTTTTCGCAGTGGACGGGCTTCTTCCCCTCAACGGTGACGACATTTTGAAGTATGCTGGGCTTCGCAAACGGTCGAGGCTGACATCCCTCGATGTCCTTAGGGCTCACTCTCCGTCGCCAGAGCTGGATCTGATGATTCACGAACGCCTCAGATTTGGTTGTTACATATCCCACGTTCGCTTGTGGGAGCACCTTGTAAACTCTGAGTTGCCGTTTGCTGTCATCCTCGAAGATGATGTAATAATACTCGAGCGATTCGACTACTCACTGAGACACTTGATTCGAAATTTGCCGGATAACTGGGACATTTTTTACTTGAACAGTTGTTTTTCAAAGCTTGGGGGTCTTCTTCGACCCGGGATCTTTCAACTCAGGGGCGCCCTTTGCACTTATGG AGTACAGCTCTCAGCAGTGAGAAGCCAGTGGATCACATGCTTGACGAAGCGATCTTCAGCAGATCGTTGA
- a CDS encoding predicted protein, translating into MADSSEIQSKIDAELQQSKRDQQDSSFLETLVPIPDFFFNIKAEIEPIGGSKWRIRIFGYILYFITLCVMFGSFAYYSLPEQRVSLESIVTSEWQKPGFACKALQKTTLHGLSTDWSFDECVKNVNVPDATNVKSVTKHANYVHYDYDFASDGDSNKGVISLYDDRYASSVLQKTNQAANDWKRDGYSCYPEPPYDNTYNLNYNVSECPAAVLPPSLDTVSLESFYDISAYPNPDRARYNPFGTANGIGYPTQVTDVVSSTNTRLDASGTFPTCDMYKKLYGDFYFKSMELTEMFVYKMDCTSNGVGSYSSTMKSITVSEGIEAWEKLLSTPADQYGNFGADAICSKFKRNGNGFRCFDKPKPPTTKELAIQRYATEYPPETICAPLKLNSPFQCARNVEVPATTRLSLSVAAAQAVFALTGIALVALLRKLQKPSTTTSESLSTDGDLRSMMRKLRNEFHSTVDQLRNGQDQLRVEFRTGQDQLRAGQGTHEELIQKLLSKEGGR; encoded by the coding sequence ATGGCGGACTCTTCCGAAATACAGTCAAAAATTGATGCAGAACTACAACAAAGCAAACGTGACCAACAAGATTCGTCCTTTTTAGAAACTCTCGTGCCGATTCCCGACTTCTTCTTCAACATCAAAGCGGAGATCGAACCCATCGGCGGGTCGAAATGGCGCATTCGTATATTTGGATACATCTTGTATTTTATCACTCTGTGCGTGATGTTTGGATCTTTCGCGTACTACTCGCTTCCCGAGCAGCGCGTGAGCTTGGAATCTATTGTCACCTCGGAGTGGCAAAAGCCCGGCTTTGCGTGCAAGGCCCTCCAGAAGACCACTTTGCACGGTCTGAGCACGGACTGGAGTTTCGATGAATGCGTAAAGAACGTAAATGTGCCCGATGCGACGAACGTCAAGTCGGTGACCAAACACGCCAACTATGTCCACTACGACTATGACTttgcgagcgacggcgactcgAACAAAGGCGTGATCAGCTTGTACGACGATAGGTATGCATCCTCTGTTTTGCAGAAAACCAACCAGGCGGCTAATGACTGGAAACGGGATGGATACTCGTGCTATCCGGAACCGCCGTACGACAATACTTATAATTTGAATTACAACGTCAGCGAGTGTCCTGCTGCCGTGCTTCCGCCATCTTTGGATACGGTGTCACTCGAATCGTTTTATGACATTAGCGCTTATCCGAATCCTGACAGGGCAAGGTATAATCCATTTGGGACAGCAAATGGAATTGGTTACCCAACACAGGTCACGGATGTCGTTTCGTCGACGAACACACGACTTGACGCTTCTGGTACATTCCCGACCTGCGATATGTACAAGAAACTTTATGGCGACTTTTATTTCAAATCTATGGAATTGACTGAGATGTTCGTTTACAAAATGGACTGCACGTCTAACGGCGTCGGGAGCTATTCATCCACGATGAAGTCCATCACAGTTTCCGAAGGGATTGAAGCTTGGGAAAAACTCCTCAGCACTCCTGCAGACCAGTATGGTAACTTCGGCGCAGATGCAATCTGCTCCAAATTTAAACGCAACGGCAACGGCTTCCGCTGCTTCGACAAGCCCAAGCCCCCGACCaccaaggagctcgcgatTCAACGCTACGCCACGGAGTATCCGCCTGAGACAATCTGCGCGCCGCTCAAGCTGAACAGCCCTTTTCAGTGCGCCCGCAACGTGGAGGTgccagcgacgacgcgactcAGCCtttcggtcgcggcggcgcaggccgTGTTTGCGCTCACAGGCATCGCGCTGGTAGCGCTGCTGAGGAAACTCCAGAAGCCGTCAACGACGACCTCGGAGAGCTTGTCGACTGATGGCGACCTGCGTTCCATGATGCGAAAGCTTCGAAATGAGTTTCACTCGACGGTTGATCAGCTTCGCAACGGCCAAGACCAGCTCCGCGTCGAGTTCCGCACCGGCCAAGACCAGCTCCGCGCCGGTCAAGGCACTCACGAGGAGCTCATTCAAAAGCTCCTGAGCAAAGAAGGAGGTCGTTAG
- a CDS encoding predicted protein: protein MAAAPSGRPGSSPSSPTVIDMHGAQPHDVVVSEYFAGLGPMTRWSKDAVERHEQGFRVGQFVDKDDTAKKALERAFRCPHIIGDIAGLAKLTPCRLALVGFPCKGTSTRGKVRGATNAIDNDQTRMIQHFFRALKDTDNKPQVMLLENVRGLLSARHKGEKGEFLRWIIHNLKDLGYAGEWKLFDSGVDAMSGDRVFILCRQEAVTSVRGTLLNLGEEYRGAKPENGYGFSMRKVGDAPVIGRLACQTEGTGPPCFVFRDDDGEYKCVEFTVEAVADLFTFTREELGLDDATDPKALKMLANACRPVGHAVINKLVDNLLEATPVEALPNGAVEVQHWAERSLPNAGYWSMRSDKIFGYEGTPRAIVRYDEQSKRTAADVASECLRTGHAITWKQSDIIEYIEKAAVHEARRRQSSLSHHLAALCLAAFPGCSILKFCLPVAIEVDGHVGLVGFLRLSDRGETKGMPHMFWLPRLGYPRPAFVCFHQWKKQKGTAFGLLDHRVDFNVLKGQLDEHMTVATDDLRAFIDLDGTPSTPSDDIDDSDSDCSWEVPESIDVDEQMCEGCGGGGETRPGMTDAETVLCDGDGCERAWHIACLRPPLTTVPEGDWVCPICVEEAPGEARGGGEDVANEIF, encoded by the coding sequence ccgtcgtctccgacCGTGATAGACATGCACGGCGCTCAACCGCACGATGTGGTCGTGTCGGAGTACTTCGCGGGACTGGGGCCCATGACCAGATGGTCTAAAGACGCCGTCGAAAGGCACGAACAAGGATTCCGCGTCGGCCAGTTCGTCGACAAGGACGATACAGCGAAGaaggcgctggagcgcgcgttcCGGTGTCCTCACATCATCGGGGACATCGCCGGGCTGGCCAAGCTAACGCCCTGCCGACTGGCGCTCGTGGGGTTCCCGTGCAaggggacgtcgacgcggggtaAAGTCAGGGGTGCGACGAACGCGATCGATAACGACCAGACGCGTATGATCCAGCACTTTTTCAGGGCGCTCAAGGACACTGACAACAAACCCCAGGTGATGCTCCTAGAGAACGTCCGGGGGCTGCTCTCCGCGCGGCACAAAGGGGAGAAGGGCGAGTTTTTGCGATGGATCATCCACAACCTGAAAGACTTGGGTTACGCGGGAGAGTGGAAACTGTTCGACAGCGGTGTGGACGCGATGAGCGGCGACCGCGTGTTCATTTTGTGTCGGCAGGAAGCCGTGACCAGCGTTCGCGGGACCCTCTTGAATCTCGGGGAGGAGTATCGCGGTGCCAAGCCCGAGAACGGATACGGCTTCAGCATGAGGAAGGTCGGTGACGCGCCCGTGATAGGTCGCCTCGCATGCCAGACAGAAGGCACCGGGCCACCTTGTTTCGTCTTTCGtgatgacgacggcgagtacAAGTGCGTCGAGTTTACTGTggaggccgtcgccgacttGTTCACGTTCACTCGCGAGGAGCTTGGtttggacgacgcgacggacccgaaGGCCCTGAAGATGTTGGCGAATGCCTGCCGACCGGTGGGCCATGCGGTAATCAACAAGTTGGTTGACAATCTGCTCGAGGCAACGCCCGTCGAGGCTTTGCCTAATGGGGCGGTGGAGGTTCAACACTGGGCGGAACGCTCCCTTCCCAACGCGGGGTACTGGTCCATGCGTAGCGACAAGATCTTCGGGTACGAGGGCACGCCAAGGGCAATCGTCCGCTACGACGAACAAAGTAAGCGCACGGCAGCGGATGTTGCATCAGAGTGTTTGCGGACGGGGCACGCGATCACCTGGAAGCAATCCGACATCATCGAGTACATCGAGAAAGCCGCGGTACacgaggcgaggaggcgacaGTCCAGCCTCTCGcatcacctcgccgcgctttGTCTCGCCGCCTTTCCTGGATGTTCGATTTTGAAGTTCTGTCTTCCTGTCGCAATAGAGGTCGACGGTCATGTGGGATTGGTCGGATTTCTCCGCCTATCCGACCGTGGTGAGACGAAGGGAATGCCACACATGTTCTGGCTGCCCAGGCTTGGGTATCCTCGACCAGCGTTTGTGTGCTTTCACCAGTGGAAGAAGCAGAAGGGTACCGCGTTTGGACTTCTAGACCACAGAGTTGACTTTAACGTCCTGAAGGGCCAGCTTGACGAACACatgacggtggcgacggacgACCTCCGCGCGTTCATTGACCTGGATGGAACGCCGTCAACGCCGTCGGATGATATCGATGACTCAGACTCGGACTGCAGTTGGGAGGTTCCCGAGtcgatcgacgtcgacgagcagATGTGCGAGGGTTgtgggggcggcggtgaaaCAAGGCCGGGGATGACCGATGCGGAGACCGTGCTCTGCGACGGGGATGGGTGCGAACGCGCGTGGCACATTGCGTGCCTGCGGCCGCCGCTGACGACGGTACCAGAGGGCGACTGGGTGTGTCCCATTTGCGTGGAGGAGGCACCCGGAGAGGCGCGTGGAggtggcgaggacgtcgccaacgAAATTTTTTGA
- a CDS encoding predicted protein: MEMEVLTGREVRSHRIVRSHRIAHRPATTCASFPGAPIPASHSRTSSGSARRAISTRATSPAPCRVCSWRGGGARRLRLFFHIPAPTSLNAGPVNAPPSQRPRSTQPEPLWGNGRRRHVTGKSVLCRLRDHGSWMRGTVLEYDHASESYRIRGDFDGAPRDVPAEDVAPIASDPDVQSVTPDFGMFTAPAPPNLGEHRGRDAAAAILGGEASPHPRGAQGGGQSPAQLVRETPPAMASRPKSPAGRTGDTEVLEVSDDSGDDGDAENLRRGDVFDEDGDDFDEDGDDFDEGIIGTDSEGESDEEPNGDAPVVDLTGDSDDSLSNSDSLSDVDGVAGGGPNDDMDAFSSGSEVEIVDEVHVVPDEHEIPPPAQHDGGGRGGGRGGGRGGGRVGGMI, encoded by the coding sequence ATGGAGATGGAGGTGCTGACGGGGCGAGAGGTGCGCTCGCACCGCATCGTTCGCTCGCATCGCATCGCACACCGCCCCGCCACGACGTGCGCATCGTTTCCCGGCGCGCCCATCCCGGCGTCGCACTCCcgaacgtcgtcggggtccgcgcggcgcgccatCTCAACCCGCGCGACCTCCCCTGCACCCTGCCGCGTCTGCTCATGGCGTGGTGGtggggcgcgccgcctccgtctctTTTTTCACATTCCAGCGCCCACGTCCCTCAACGCAGGCCCCGTCAACGCGCCACCGTCCCAACGACCACGCTCCACGCAGCCAGAACCATTGTGGGGCAACGGAAGACGCAGGCACGTGACGGGGAAAAGTGTTCTTTGCAGGTTGCGCGACCACGGCTCGTGGATGCGCGGGACGGTGCTCGAGTACGATCACGCGTCAGAATCGTACCGCATCCGCGGGGACTtcgacggggcgccgcgggacgtgcccgcggaggatgtcgcgccgatcgcctcTGATCCAGATGTTCAGTCGGTCACGCCGGACTTCGGAATGttcacggcgccggcgcctccgaaCCTCGGTGAACACCGCGGAcgggatgccgccgccgcgatcctcgGTGGCGAGGCTTCGCcgcatcctcgcggcgctcagggGGGCGGCCAGTCGCCTGCCCAGTTGGTGCGTGAAACGCCTCCAGCGATGGCTTCGCGACCGAAGAGCCCGGCAGGGCGCACGGGCGACACCGAAGTGCTTGAAGTCTCAGACGactccggcgacgatggcgatgcCGAGaatcttcgccgcggcgacgttttcgacgaggacggcgacgacttcgacgaggacggcgacgacttcgacgaggGCATCATCGGCACCGACTCGGAgggcgagagcgacgaggaaCCGAACGGTGACGCCCCCGTTGTCGACCTCACCGGGGACTCTGATGACAGTCTCAGCAACAGCGACAGTCtgagcgacgtcgacggtGTTGCCGGGGGGGGTCCCAACGACGACATGGACGCCTTCAGCTCAGGGTCGGAAGTAGAGATTGTCGACGAGGTGCACGTCGTTCCTGACGAGCACGAGATCCCGCCGCCTGCGCAACATgacggcggtggacgcggcggcggacgcggcggtgggcgcggcggcggacgcgtcggtggtATGATATGA
- a CDS encoding predicted protein: protein MYGGLGHRSSDDGVVQPLLDEHTPLRTSRGGGGVLHRVTRFAGAAAIGVLVVAAGFIGTDPSHPEVKKFNGISELGDGIAAKATPTHHAAYRRAALTPAHHSLGSLDADTVGRLGDEDDIAQIDSLDAQVERLTRELAESRSESTELEKQVQTLEQSIVDTREEFLKIGHGGRSKHLAGSHDNEIIADLENQLKDKHYELEKTRKQKYKLYIKNNECNSAQAELSKKVAEYKKDMMEAFERAEEVKKFETCAAEKHAIESKLSTCSEKLETSQTDLAAARGDDVSDDERISSLESKLSQCHDSLDAYADTIADFKKAVESDQLELAARQRLVDELNTKAAASDELADRLKVEVSMLVEDVQACELDGKSFDFFCAGEGETCECPDGDVVWGPRYHASDPDRQNIFADVIATQRFIVKPGKSDYECTNEHFGADPEPGESKACFCAPKGLNYNVKASIDGAQPSPAPAVVSEQPAPPAPEVVEEAVVDDADIESYEESLESAPAPTKREIEPVEVAEELAKQFEETVGDDIIHEVETDAEIREDEAAATSAPHSDTNTSDADSAVALKDVAWKTYEEEDLDDLYEDLNEKLDEDLPESADDIASQVAAENAAAAKAKADAKAAAVKAFGECQAMCAAEHECCNIDIVQGSNQRLSCLQACTMVKGGVTADQCNAECADVKCDRTVNGVTYHHCNFPGCGDVPAHKDAFGDKFQLAPYECAAQWGTNDNSCKKGCLNGVTDYEAFKAKQAAEAKAEAEAEAKAKAKAEAEAKAKAEAEAKAKAEAEAAPYDSFVFAESLVGVQQDWRHDGTRRNGGFVINPDGTCTSFGSTGPVTVVDETTIIARFANINHKIEYKKIEDGYYVGTVVEPVRNPPTKVTFGKPSSPPPSPASPPAPTPTMAEGLFMFMGGESGRSCADEGSRFICNRPHIGSWERNTFAYPTREQMNQVSGLKPNMVSIKGGQRGTYCYTQNLDMKCGSGSPNTLAHWFTVGGADPVKADWTGGGFGSADKKFDYFISLKSNEAGGAFCNDARGSSTIKCDKPTVGKGETFHMLWLSTEESKSADEKAAAEKIAINSAPAPPPSPASPPAPTPTMAEGLFMFMGGESGRSCADEGSRFICNRPHIGSWERNTFAYPTREQMNQVSGLKPNMVSIKGGQRGTYCYTQNLDMKCGSGSPNTLAHWFTVGGADPVKADWTGGGFGSADKKFDYFISLKSNEAGGAFCNDARGSSTIKCDKPTVGKGETFHMLWLSTEESKSADEKAAAEKIAINSAPAPPPSPASPPAPTPTMAEGLFMFMGGESGRSCADEGSRFICNRPHIGSWERNTFAYPTREQMNQVSGLKPNMVSIKGGQRGTYCYTQNLDMKCGSGSPNTLAHWFTVGGADPVKADWTGGGFGSADKKFDYFISLKSNEAGGAFCNDARGSSTIKCDKPTVGKGETFHMLWLSTEESKSADEKAAAEKIAINSGNVGIDANFVYEFTLQSPVAAGHGPEIYEILFDGKAVTKDQVAVHFPAIGRVGHGSEAFMDGNPNTYTTWQDGNKIPPGTKFFSITSKKVKEIKIKYHRPKYSPGWTIKENGMPFVSETSNRGTGSWPSPVTYTYNS from the coding sequence ATGTACGGAGGATTAGGGCACCGATCATCTGATGATGGCGTCGTGCAGCctctcctcgacgagcacaCGCCCCTTCGCACCAGCCGTGGCGGTGGAGGGGTGTTACATCGCGTGACCCGCTTcgctggcgccgccgcgatcggcgtgctggtcgtcgccgcgggcttcaTCGGCACCGATCCCTCGCATCCCGAGGTTAAAAAGTTCAACGGTATTTCAGAGCTGGGCGATGGGATCGCGGCCAAGGCTACGCCGACCCATCACGCGGCGTATCGCCGTGCGGCGCTGACCCCCGCGCATCACAGCCTGGggtccctcgacgccgataCCGTCGGTCGCCTTGGCGATgaggacgacatcgcgcAAATCGATTCCCTCGACGCACAGGTCGAGCGGCTCACTCGCGAGCTCGCTGAATCCCGATCGGAGAGcaccgagctcgagaagcagGTGCAGACTCTGGAGCAGTCCATCGTCGACACCCGCGAGGAGTTCCTCAAGATCGGCCACGGCGGTCGCAGCAAGCACCTCGCGGGCTCGCACGACAACGAGATCATCGCCGACCTCGAGAACCAGCTCAAGGACAAACACtacgagctcgagaagaCCCGCAAACAAAAGTACAAGCTCTACATCAAGAACAACGAGTGCAACTCCGCACAGGCGGAACTCAGCAAGAAGGTGGCCGAATACAAGAAGGACATGATGGAGGCattcgagcgcgccgaggaagtTAAAAAATTCGAAACGTGCGCCGCTGAGAAACATGCCATCGAGTCCAAGCTCTCGACGTGCTCTGAGAAACTCGAGACGTCGCAgacggacctcgccgccgcgcggggcgacgacgtctctGACGATGAGCGCATCTCCTCGCTCGAGTCCAAGCTCAGCCAGTGCCACGACTCGCTCGACGCCTATGCTGATACGATCGCCGACTTCAAGAAAGCCGTGGAGTCCGACCAACTCGaactcgccgcccgccagagactcgtcgacgagctcaacaCCAAAGCCGCCGCTTCCGACGAGCTCGCTGATCGCCTCAAGGTGGAGGTCTCGATGCTCGTTGAAGACGTCCAGGCGTGCGAGCTTGACGGCAAGTCATTCGACTTCTTCTGCGCGGGCGAGGGTGAAACATGCGAgtgccccgacggcgacgtcgtctgGGGCCCAAGGTACCACGCCTCCGACCCCGACAGGCAAAACATCTTCGCCGACGTCATTGCCACGCAAAGGTTCATTGTCAAGCCCGGAAAGTCCGACTACGAGTGCACCAACGAGCACTTCGGCGCCGATCCCGAGCCTGGTGAGTCCAAGGCGTGCTTCTGCGCGCCGAAGGGTCTGAATTACAACGTCAAGGCGTCCATCGACGGCGCACAGCCGTCACCTGCGCCCGCCGTGGTTTCCGAGCAACCCGCACCCCCAGCGCCGGAGGTTGTCGAGGAAGCCgtggtcgacgacgccgacatTGAATCCTACGAAGAATCGCTCGAGTCCGCACCCGCGCCAACGAAGCGCGAGATCGAGCCCGTCGAAGtggccgaggagctcgcgaagcaGTTCGAAGAGACTGTCGGCGATGACATCATCCATGAGGTCGAGACCGATGCGGAGATTCGCgaggacgaagccgccgccacctccgcgccgcaCTCCGACACCAACACCAGCGACGCCGACTCCGCTGTCGCTCTCAAGGATGTGGCCTGGAAGACatacgaggaggaggacctcgacgaTCTCTACGAGGATCTAAACGAGAAACTCGACGAGGATCTCCCCGAGAGTGCCGACGACATCGCCTCGcaagtcgccgccgagaacgccgccgccgccaaggccaaggctgacgctAAGGCTGCCGCTGTGAAGGCTTTCGGCGAATGCCAGGCCATGTGCGCCGCTGAGCACGAGTGCTGCAACATCGACATCGTCCAGGGCTCCAATCAGAGGCTCTCTTGCCTCCAGGCCTGCACCATGGTGAAGGGCGGCGTCACCGCAGATCAGTGCAACGCCGAGTGTGCCGACGTCAAGTGCGACCGCACCGTCAACGGCGTCACCTACCACCACTGCAACTTCCCTGGCTGTGGTGACGTGCCCGCGCATAAGGACGCCTTCGGCGATAAGTTTCAGCTCGCGCCTTACGAGTGCGCCGCTCAATGGGGCACCAACGACAACTCCTGCAAGAAGGGCTGCCTCAACGGCGTCACCGACTACGAAGCCTTCAAGGCGAAACAGGctgccgaggccaaggccgaggccgaggccgaggccaaggccaaggctaaggCTGAAGCAgaggccaaggctaaggCTGAAGCAgaggccaaggctaaggCTGAAGCAGAGGCCGCGCCCTATGACTCGTTCGTTTTTGCCGAAAGCCTTGTTGGCGTTCAGCAGGACTGGAGGCACGATGGGACCAGAAGAAATGGCGGCTTCGTTATTAACCCTGACGGCACGTGCACCTCTTTCGGGTCCACCGGTCCGGTGACGGTTGTCGACGAAACCACTATCATCGCAAGGTTCGCTAACATCAATCATAAGATCGAGTACAAGAAGATCGAGGACGGCTACTACGTTGGCACTGTCGTTGAGCCAGTGCGAAACCCGCCGACGAAAGTTACTTTCGGCAAACCgtcatctccgccgccctcgcccgcgtctccgccggcgccgacgccgaccatGGCTGAGGGGCTCTTCATGTTCATGGGCGGCGAGTCCGGCAGATCCTGCGCTGACGAAGGCAGCCGATTCATCTGCAACCGGCCCCACATCGGGAGCTGGGAGAGGAACACGTTTGCTTATCCCACTCGCGAGCAGATGAACCAAGTTTCCGGCCTCAAGCCCAACATGGTTTCCATCAAGGGCGGCCAGCGCGGGACCTACTGCTACACCCAGAACCTCGATATGAAGTGCGGCAGCGGCAGCCCAAACACCCTCGCGCACTGGTTCACAGTCGGGGGGGCGGATCCCGTGAAAGCCGActggaccggcggcggcttcggctcCGCGGACAAGAAGTTTGATTACTTCATCTCACTCAAGTCCAACGAGGCCGGCGGTGCTTTTTgcaacgacgcgcgggggagcTCGACCATCAAGTGCGACAAGCCGACCGTCGGCAAGGGCGAGACATTCCACATGCTCTGGCTCTCGACGGAAGAGTCCAAGTCTGCTgacgagaaggcggcggctgaaAAGATCGCCATCAACTCGGcacccgcaccgccgccctcgcccgcgtctccgccggcgccgacgccgaccatGGCTGAGGGGCTCTTCATGTTCATGGGCGGCGAGTCCGGCAGATCCTGCGCTGACGAAGGCAGCCGATTCATCTGCAACCGGCCCCACATCGGGAGCTGGGAGAGGAACACGTTTGCTTATCCCACTCGCGAGCAGATGAACCAAGTTTCCGGCCTCAAGCCCAACATGGTTTCCATCAAGGGCGGCCAGCGCGGGACCTACTGCTACACCCAGAACCTCGATATGAAGTGCGGCAGCGGCAGCCCAAACACCCTCGCGCACTGGTTCACAGTCGGGGGGGCGGATCCCGTGAAAGCCGActggaccggcggcggcttcggctcCGCGGACAAGAAGTTTGATTACTTCATCTCACTCAAGTCCAACGAGGCCGGCGGTGCTTTTTgcaacgacgcgcgggggagcTCGACCATCAAGTGCGACAAGCCGACCGTCGGCAAGGGCGAGACATTCCACATGCTCTGGCTCTCGACGGAAGAGTCCAAGTCTGCTgacgagaaggcggcggctgaaAAGATCGCCATCAACTCGGcacccgcaccgccgccctcgcccgcgtctccgccggcgccgacgccgaccatGGCTGAGGGGCTCTTCATGTTCATGGGCGGCGAGTCCGGCAGATCCTGCGCTGACGAAGGCAGCCGATTCATCTGCAACCGGCCCCACATCGGGAGCTGGGAGAGGAACACGTTTGCTTATCCCACTCGCGAGCAGATGAACCAAGTTTCCGGCCTCAAGCCCAACATGGTTTCCATCAAGGGCGGCCAGCGCGGGACCTACTGCTACACCCAGAACCTCGATATGAAGTGCGGCAGCGGCAGCCCAAACACCCTCGCGCACTGGTTCACAGTCGGGGGGGCGGATCCCGTGAAAGCCGActggaccggcggcggcttcggctcCGCGGACAAGAAGTTTGATTACTTCATCTCACTCAAGTCCAACGAGGCCGGCGGTGCTTTTTgcaacgacgcgcgggggagcTCGACCATCAAGTGCGACAAGCCGACCGTCGGCAAGGGCGAGACATTCCACATGCTCTGGCTCTCGACGGAAGAGTCCAAGTCTGCTgacgagaaggcggcggctgaaAAGATCGCCATCAACTCTGGAAATgtcggcatcgacgccaaCTTTGTCTACGAGTTCACTCTGCAGTCGCCTGTTGCCGCAGGTCACGGACCTGAGATATACGAAATTTTGTTTGACGGCAAAGCTGTAACGAAAGACCAGGTGGCGGTGCATTTCCCGGCAATCGGGCGCGTCGGACATGGCTCTGAAGCGTTCATGGATGGTAATCCTAACACATATACGACTTGGCAAGACGGGAACAAAATTCCCCCCGGAACCAAATTTTTCAGCATCACGTCGAAGAAGGTGAAAGAAATTAAGATCAAGTACCACAGGCCGAAATACTCTCCTGGCTGGACCATCAAAGAAAATGGCATGCCGTTTGTGAGCGAAACGTCGAACCGTGGCACTGGATCTTGGCCATCACCAGTGACGTACACCTACAACTCCTAA